Below is a window of Quercus robur chromosome 6, dhQueRobu3.1, whole genome shotgun sequence DNA.
GAGTAGCCATTTTTCTATGGTTGAGGATCCATAGTTTCAATCTGAGTTATCCCACATTCCCAAAAAATGATGTCCAAAGTTGATAATGACTTTTGGCCAATTACCTGTCCCGGTAGCAACCATAGCTAATAGTCTAACTTTTCAACTTATCTGTGGGTtactttacataaaaaaaaaaaaaaataaaaaaaaaaaataaaaaaaaaataaaaaacctgagTGGTTTCCTATTGGACTCCGTCATAAGAGCATCTACAGCAGTGAAgctaaaaatttaactttttatctccacaaaaaattactttatctattttacctacatacatgctgcagcagtggatctattttagcttttaatacaataaaataatataaatatcacaataaaataatatatccactacaataaaataatatatccactacaataaacaacaatcacaaccacctgCAACCGCCACCGTTACCACTGCCGCCGCCACCATTGCCATCGCCGCTGCCGCCACTGCTGCCCACTCTTTTACTGCCACTGTTGTCGCTAccgctgccaccaccacatgaTAGGAAATAATCGTATAGTGTTAACAAGTGatttttttaaccccaaattatactcatacatttttttttttttactaaaacaatttctcaatTATCATTATAGCCTATTATTGTCTCAATTGTCCGGAAGCAATCTTGGAACAATGTGAACTATGAAATGGAggaattttataagaaaatatataaaatagaacacaCATTATAGCAGGAACAATGTAGTCCATAGATTTACTCACATACATAACTcaaaccaaattacaataaaatttgcacACTTGCACAAGTTTCTATGACTCATGCTTCTcaacatacaaaaaagaaagttcCTATGACTCGCCTTGCAATTGCCAAAAATGTTCAATAAGGTCCGACTGGAGTTGAAAATGAATTTCTCGGTCTCTATTGCGTTCGTGCCTCTCAATGTATGACAAAAATTCATCACTTTGTTCACGTGACACTTGCAAAGGAGGATTATCCACTCCATCATTTTGTTCATAATCCAAGTTTACCACTTCATTATCATCCCGCTCATCTTCAACAATCATGTTATGAAGAATTATACACGTTTTCTTGATCTTTTAGAGTGTTTCAAGATGGAAAAATCGTGCAGGTCCATGGACAATTGCGAAACAAGCTTGAAGCACTCCAAATGCACGCTCAACATCCTTCCTACACGCCTCTTGGGCTGCTGCAAATAATTTATACTTCTGTCCTTGTGGAGCTGGGATTGTTTTCACAAATGTTGCCCACTTTGGATATATGCCATCAGTAAGGTAATATCCCATTGTGTAGTCATGACCATTAATTGAGTAATGTACTGTAGGAGCACGTCCTTCGGCAAGTTCATTAAATACATGAGATCGCTTTAACACATTAATGTCATTATTTGACCCAGATAACCCAAAAAATGCATGTCATTTCCAAAGATCATATGATATTACTGCCTCCAAAATAATAGTAGGCTCACGAATATGACCACAATATTGACCTTTCCATGCAAATGGACAATTTTTCCACTTCCAATGCATGCAATCAATTGAACCTAACATATCTGGAAAACCTTGGCGTTCGCCGTGAGCTAACAGTCTAGCAATGTCTTCATTGTTTGGCTTTCTCAAGTATTCCTCAGAGAAAACATCAATTACCGCagtaacaaattttttcaaactttctaaTGCAGTAGTTTCTCCAATCCGCACATATTCATCTATCAAATCACCTGATACTCCATACGCAAGCATTCTAAGTGCAGCAATTATCTTTTGTAATGAAGATAAACCAAGTTTTTTGgcactatttcttttttggacaaaGTAAGAGTCATGAGCTTCTACTTTAGATTGAATATGGAGAAAAAGAGAACGTTTCATTCGAAATCTCCTACGAAATAAAGCGGGTGGATATATTGGTGTGGGAgcaaaataatcaagaaaaagcCTCTCATGGCCTACCAAATAATTACGTTGGATAGAACGATGACATTTAGGTTGTGATGTTTCCATAACAAGTTCTTCAATTATCTCATCTTCATCTGAGTCATCAAGAAGGAACTTGCGAAACAAATAGTAATTCATGGATGCAACCTTCAAGACAATTGGAAATCAATTATTACTATAGATGCAAGATTAAAATCAAGTGAcataagccacaacaaaatgaaTATAACCAATTCACGCACAAGtcacaacacaaacacatacatctaaaaaaaaaacaacttggAAATACTATGAATGCTCATTGTTCATAGATTTATTCTAAGACCTATCATCTCAAAACCAAGCATATGATACTAAGAATGTTCAATGAATAGAAATAATTGGATCAAAGACACTTATAGTGGCTGTAACAACAAGATATATAATAGCAAGATATATAATAGACACTCATAGTGGCTGTAACACTCATAGTGGATCAAATAATAGTTTCATTGGATCAAAGAATTATATTAATGCCTATCACAAGACCGAATGGAACttaacaaaagataaaaaagattgCACTTCAAAGTCTTTGTTAGATTGCACTTCAAGTCACAACACAAATACATACATCTAGTTTAAGATTAAAGTCAAGTGACATAAGCCACTACAAAATACATAAGTTACTACCAAAATACATTAAGGCCTACATAAGCCactacaaaatacataaaagcCTAAGCTACATCCAAAATACAATCAAACCCATTAATTACGTGAACTTCATCTTGCCATGATTTTCTCTTGGAGTTGTTCATAAAAGGCTTTTTGTGTCCCAGTCAAGCCACTTGTATCTATCATCATGATTCTCTCCTCCTCTAACCTTTCTGTCATctcaaattttttcttctcaatcatGATTCTTTCCTTCTCAATCTTAAGCTTTTCTTCCTTGCTTTCCTTCTCGATCGCAAGTTTTTCCCTCTCAATAAACATTTTTTCCTCTTCCAACTGAGTTACATCCtcaatcaatttcaatttcttggTCAAATATTCCCTTACATCTTTTCTGGTGGCTTTGTTCTTTCAGATGACCTTTTCGGCCTTCCTACCAATAGGTCTCTTAAAATTGGAAGTGTCACCAAGTCCGGACCCACAATCCCCTTCGCTAATAGATATTGACTCCGGAGTTGGAGGCACGGATGATCTCGATCTAGCATTGTTAGGATCGGCAAAATTTGGTTGGTCCTTTAACATGAGCCAACAATGGTCAAGAAGAAAGGGTTTCTTGTGCATCTCTAAATACAAAGCCTTCGCATtggtaatctaaaaaaaaattaaaagaaatataacatGATTAATATCTTCAAACTATTGGTGAATGGACATGTTAACACTATTGCAATATAATTTATACCTTATCTTCTTCAGTTATAGCAATTTGATGAAGTGCGTTAACTTGAGCCATACACCCGGCAAACTTATTTGTCTTTTCACTAATCGCTCCCCAACGACTTAGCAAGGAGATAACAGTGCGTGTGGTATAAGATATATTGTACTGCATGAAGTATTCCCAAACTTTTTGACAAAAGgtattttatgtttgttcatTACTGTTTATGGCATCAACACTAGTATTGAGCCATGCTGCCATGAGGAGTTTATCTTCCTCTACACTAAAGTTAGAGCCCCATTTTCCTTTTGTAGAAGAGGCATTTTCAACTTgaggtggaggtggagaatTAGAAACTGACACAGGAGTATTTTGAGATGTTCCCAAAAATTGTGAATCAATTTCTATATCCCCATTCATGATACCCGTGATATATGTTAGGTCTCTACGTAACTCTATGTCCCTACGTGACttcataaaattagaaaaaaaaatataaacttcCCTGcacagaaaattcccaaactaacatttatatcaaaactTAAAACACTTAGAATTATAACAATAGTACATGATTATGCATAAATACTTAATTTGACATATAgcttaatctcattaaaatgaCCACAAGAAATCCTTTTTGTGTGCTTCTCTTTGTGGTTTTGTgcaacacaacaaattatagagacaaaaaaaaatgtaaacttccCTGCACAAATTATAGAGATCACAAGAACTTTTATTATAAGAAAACCACACAACAAATTCCTGCAAACAAAAAATTCCCAATACATTCCAATACAAATACATTTTGTCCATTCAGATGTTATACCCAGTAAAAACAGCAAAAAAATCCCAAAGTGCTAAATCAAAAATCACATACCTCACATAGTTCAACATCATCGCAAACAATCCTACATAGTGCCAACTGCCAACACACCATATCACATAGCTATATTTTTCACATAACACCAAGTGTatacaaaggtttttttttttttttttttttttaaaaaaaaaaaaaattttgttgacaaCACACCATTTTTCACCACAAAATAACACCATAACATTGCATGATGACATAAACCTagaaaaattaagccaaaacaaCGAACACCCAGATGAAATAATTCACTAATtcatccaaaaagaaaagatgaaaaaattcactaaaaaaTGATAGAGACAACTGACCTGAAGTGGATCGGCTGGGACGACGTGGGTCTGAGGTGATCTGAGAGAGATGGGCGACTGGGACGGCGTTGGTTTGAGGTGATTGGCGGCTGGGACGGTTAGTGGGTCTGAGGCGATTGGCGGCTGGGACGGTTGGTGGGTCGAGCTTCGGTGGGAGTTGAGAGACCGGAGTTGAGAGAGATGGGCGGCTTGGGACGGCGTGGGTCTGAGAGCTTGAGTTTCAAATGAGATGGTGGGTCGGCTGGCAGCGGTAAACATAGAGGTGAGAGTTTGAGAAAGTGAGCTTGAGAGATGAGAGTTTGAGCTTGAGTTTTAGGTGAGATGGTGGGGAGGGCCGGCCATGGATTGAGAGATGGTGAGTTTCAGGTGAGATGGTGAGAGTGAGCTTGGGAGTTTTAGAGAGGTGAGAGCTtgagagatgagagcttgagagaaaTTTCAGATGGGAGCTTGAGAGTGACACAGAGAGAGCACAGTGAGAtgagaataaaagaaatgaaaaaaataaacaaagtagTGTTATTTTAATCTGgggtgaataaaaaattattattttttagatatttgctacagtgcacatctatagatagatgtacATAGTAGCAATTCagctaaaaattataagaatgCCTCCACTACTGCATGAccgttttttgtattttggtggagctaacatagcattatagctatttagctccactgctgcaaatgctctaaaaGTGTAATAATCATAAGGAAAATCTATAATTTCACATGTACACCATGTGGCATGCAAacataggcccaagcccattatAAAAGGCCATCAAATTTCTCAAGTTCTTACACCATAATTCTAAGTCTTTGAAGAGCCCAAAATGTCTACCAAACACTTGCTTTTGTTGCTTCTCGCAGTGGTGCTTCTCACCACTCACGCTCTTGCTGATCACCATAAACCACCCCACAAACCACCACACAAGCCTCCTACAGCTGTGGAGGACAGCTACAAACCACCACACAAGCCACCACCAAAACACAAGCCTCCAACCTCCAACTGAGTGCGCCTAGCAAGCTAggctcatgtttgtgttttaatGTGTAATAGTAAGATCTGTGATTGATAATATCCTCTCTCTTCCAACTACTGTTTATGCATGCATCAGTTGCTGCAGCTAGTTGGACGTGTTCATGTTAATGTCTTAATGTACTCCGTACATGTCTTTGCTTATGAACATGGACATGGACATGCACTTTGTTCGtgttatgtataaattttattgaaaccTGTGGTATGGTATGTTTGTTTGGGCTTTCTAATGTTGAAGTTTTTATGTGTTCTTTGTTTTATAAACACAAACACTAGCAGAACATAATcatctagaaaagaaaaaaaaaaaaaaatcgaaaaagGAATGTTGTTTGATGTCTACATAAAATAACTAATGACACACTCCATAGTT
It encodes the following:
- the LOC126690155 gene encoding uncharacterized protein LOC126690155 — protein: MNGDIEIDSQFLGTSQNTPVSVSNSPPPPQVENASSTKGKWGSNFSVEEDKLLMAAWLNTSYNISYTTRTVISLLSRWGAISEKTNKFAGCMAQVNALHQIAITEEDKITNAKALYLEMHKKPFLLDHCWLMLKDQPNFADPNNARSRSSVPPTPESISISEGDCGSGLGDTSNFKRPIGRKAEKLEEEKMFIEREKLAIEKESKEEKLKIEKERIMIEKKKFEMTERLEEERIMMIDTSGLTGTQKAFYEQLQEKIMVASMNYYLFRKFLLDDSDEDEIIEELVMETSQPKCHRSIQRNYLVGHERLFLDYFAPTPIYPPALFRRRFRMKRSLFLHIQSKVEAHDSYFVQKRNSAKKLGLSSLQKIIAALRMLAYGVSGDLIDEYVRIGETTALESLKKFVTAVIDVFSEEYLRKPNNEDIARLLAHGERQGFPDMLGSIDCMHWKWKNCPFAWKGQYCGHIREPTIILEARSHVFNELAEGRAPTVHYSINGHDYTMGYYLTDGIYPKWATFVKTIPAPQGQKYKLFAAAQEACRKDVERAFGVLQACFAIVHGPARFFHLETL